Part of the Deltaproteobacteria bacterium genome, TATTCTCCGACATGGCTCGTTCCTCCGGTTCCGAGTCTCCCATGAAGGGGCTGCCGCCTCAATCCATGCTTCGCCTTCAGTCCCGCCCCAGCGTCTCCCTGGCCACGAACGCCAGCCCGGCCGCGGCAGCCAGCAGGACAGGGGCGTAGAACAGGAACGCCCTGCCGGCACTGAAGGTGTCGGCGAGCCAGCCGCCCACCAGCGGACCCATGACCCCGCCGGACTCGCCCACGGTGCGGCGCAGGCCCTGGAGCCGGCCCCGGGCGCTCTCGGGGATCACGTCGTAGGTGGACACCGACAGCGCCCCCAGGGACATGCCCTGGGCGAGGCCGATGAGCACCATGATCGCCACCAGTTGGGGCAGGGTCGAGGCGAACGGCAAGGCCAGGAACGCGATGCCCGGGAGCGCGGTGCTGGGGACGCTGGCGTACTTGCGGCCCACGCGGTCGGTGATGAACCCGGCGGGCAGGATCATGAGCAGGACGAACAGCCCGGAGACGCCGAACAGGCTCCCCACCCGAGCCGCGGAGAAGCCCAGCTCCACCCCGGCGAAGAGCGGCAGCATGCCCTGCAGGGTGGTGCGGTACATCTGCATGCTGAAGGTGGCGATCACCAGCACCACGAAAGTGGCGCGCAGGTGCGGCAATACGTCCGACACCTTTCCCCACCAGGCGATCTTGCCGACCTGGCCCCGGACCTCGTCGCGGCGCG contains:
- a CDS encoding MFS transporter, whose product is MTGARPGSLALLYGTVLLMSLGHGMVFPTIPLLAASFGVSAGLAVQVVTAHALGRTIVLIPAGLLIDRYGAKAAMLAGSALVLCGAFTTAVTPWFVLLFLGQFLAGVGDSVWSMAREVSGVEMVGQHQRGRLLSGFMGVKSAGTAIGPVAGGVVAQWVGFRMVFLAYAAGAALVFLTGLLARRDEVRGQVGKIAWWGKVSDVLPHLRATFVVLVIATFSMQMYRTTLQGMLPLFAGVELGFSAARVGSLFGVSGLFVLLMILPAGFITDRVGRKYASVPSTALPGIAFLALPFASTLPQLVAIMVLIGLAQGMSLGALSVSTYDVIPESARGRLQGLRRTVGESGGVMGPLVGGWLADTFSAGRAFLFYAPVLLAAAAGLAFVARETLGRD